The Pichia kudriavzevii chromosome 3, complete sequence nucleotide sequence TTTTAGGTTGGTTTTATGATTTCTACCTATTTCCtttgtttcaaaagaaagtaAGATGAATCAATAACCACATTGATTGTAGAACTCTCTAGAGTTCAACGGCTGAGGAATGATATTCAACTCAACCAACCTTTGAAAGTCCCACTCAATCaagttttcagttttcCAACACCAAAAAACCCATCCATTCATCTTTTCATGAAGGTATGCGTCCATCTGAGCTTCAACATACCTTCTGTAGGTTTGTCTAACATCTTCCTGTTGGAAGTATGAATAATCAGCCAAGTACAAGTTAGAACAAGAACCAATTGGAGTGTCGTTCTGATATGTTGCATCATACCTTGCGCCTCTCGCCATTCCATTGAGCCATTTAGCACAATCAGTGAGAGCAGCAGTCCATTCACCGCATACCGCATTGTGGTATTCTCTACCTTCAGTTTTACCAAGATTACATGCAAACTCAACGTGTTCATCGATATCTCTCTGCAATTCTTCAACGGAGAAAATCTGATAATGGTGGTGGTCCATAACAACGTCCCAAACATTTGGATCGATTTCGGTATTCAGGAAGTCATCCCAAGAATAGTCGCCTTGGAAAAATGCATCATGAATAATAACAGGAGCATTACCTTCATCTCTAACAATTTGGTACCCATTGACATAATAGTCTTCCAATTTGGATCTATTCAGTGAAGGGCCTAGAGGTTCATTAACCAATTGAATGCCAATAACAACGTCTTCATATTGAGAAGTTGAATATTTTGCAGCAATTTCACCCAAAACAGAATAACTCAACTTGGTATAATAGTCCACATCTTGCCAAGTTAAAATGTCTCTTAATCCGGAATTATCAAATCCATTTTGAGAACCTGGAACACCATGCAAATCAATCCAAGCTTTCAGACCATAAGTTGCAC carries:
- a CDS encoding uncharacterized protein (PKUD0C06870; similar to Saccharomyces cerevisiae YLR300W (EXG1) and YOR190W (SPR1); ancestral locus Anc_6.99); this translates as MRLSTVIAFATTLISTSLAAPVRLEKKNSRWDYASDQIYGVNIGGWLVLEPYITPSLFEAFGGDDSSKPIDEHSFCERYGKDQASEVLQQHWSTFYTEEDFQEIANAGLNMVRIPIGYWAFQTLENDPYVQGQVEYLDKALSWCATYGLKAWIDLHGVPGSQNGFDNSGLRDILTWQDVDYYTKLSYSVLGEIAAKYSTSQYEDVVIGIQLVNEPLGPSLNRSKLEDYYVNGYQIVRDEGNAPVIIHDAFFQGDYSWDDFLNTEIDPNVWDVVMDHHHYQIFSVEELQRDIDEHVEFACNLGKTEGREYHNAVCGEWTAALTDCAKWLNGMARGARYDATYQNDTPIGSCSNLYLADYSYFQQEDVRQTYRRYVEAQMDAYLHEKMNGWVFWCWKTENLIEWDFQRLVELNIIPQPLNSREFYNQCGY